Proteins from one Novosphingobium pentaromativorans US6-1 genomic window:
- a CDS encoding type II toxin-antitoxin system ParD family antitoxin — MATMNISLPDPMKQWVEAQADTGRYSNASDYVRDLIRRDQERADKIAAMQRLVDDARAGGLSDETMADIRARAINQAGLQA, encoded by the coding sequence ATGGCTACGATGAACATCTCACTGCCCGATCCGATGAAGCAATGGGTGGAAGCGCAAGCTGATACTGGTCGGTATAGCAATGCCAGCGACTATGTGCGCGATCTTATCCGCCGTGACCAGGAACGCGCCGACAAGATTGCCGCCATGCAGCGCCTTGTCGACGACGCCCGAGCTGGCGGTCTGAGCGATGAGACGATGGCGGATATCCGGGCGCGAGCGATCAACCAGGCAGGCCTGCAAGCCTGA
- a CDS encoding type II toxin-antitoxin system RelE/ParE family toxin: MPRFHLTRAAADDLTAIFLEGIEQFGLPQADAYHEGLSAIFAFLADYPHAARLREEISPPVRVHPYKAHLVIYDVGNEGEVIILRVRHGREDWTSSNYDG, from the coding sequence GTGCCACGTTTTCACTTAACACGCGCCGCAGCCGACGATCTGACAGCCATTTTTCTGGAAGGCATCGAGCAGTTTGGCTTGCCGCAGGCTGACGCTTATCACGAAGGGCTGAGTGCGATTTTCGCGTTTCTCGCAGACTATCCCCATGCCGCGCGCTTGCGAGAGGAAATTTCGCCGCCAGTTCGCGTGCATCCCTACAAGGCACACCTGGTGATTTATGATGTAGGAAATGAGGGCGAGGTCATCATTCTACGCGTCCGGCATGGTCGGGAAGATTGGACATCATCGAATTACGACGGTTAG
- a CDS encoding metallophosphoesterase family protein — protein sequence MQALLADIEADTVAVAVLHHHLHPYPDYGESNETAEHWVDSSTIRDAGLVERFLERNGFDIVLHGHKHKAQLRETLVRDRGSNATNRLIVCGAGSSSVRSKELEHSVPNQYQVIELLSPKRNPQAAFLRLDWRELAVSAEAEWITAWSCLVDG from the coding sequence GTGCAAGCGCTGCTGGCCGACATTGAGGCCGACACCGTGGCGGTTGCGGTGCTTCACCACCATCTACACCCCTATCCCGATTACGGCGAGAGCAACGAGACTGCCGAGCATTGGGTGGACAGCTCGACGATCCGCGACGCCGGGCTCGTTGAGCGCTTTTTGGAACGCAACGGCTTCGACATCGTGCTCCACGGGCACAAGCATAAAGCGCAGTTGCGTGAGACACTGGTCCGTGACCGCGGATCGAACGCAACGAACCGATTGATTGTGTGCGGCGCCGGCAGCAGCAGCGTGCGCTCGAAGGAGCTCGAGCATTCGGTGCCGAACCAATATCAGGTGATCGAATTGCTCTCGCCGAAGCGAAATCCGCAAGCGGCGTTTCTGCGTCTGGACTGGCGCGAGTTAGCGGTCTCAGCGGAAGCGGAATGGATCACCGCATGGTCATGTCTGGTAGATGGCTGA
- a CDS encoding metallophosphoesterase encodes MDILVIMPFGEHQYVRDEAIASTDFDIIYHEIIAKAVSETGNIAVRADEIIGAGDVTTQLMDRIVSSPVMIADLSMPNGNVYFELGVRQAVSNHRTIIMALEGTILPFNVRNRRVLFYQAGDAVERAESATRLARWIEQVAATAYASPVQLHLKALGLAADPDDAESFERDLRGKIDRATTLEQLNAVWSWAKAVPAPPPFALLELADKFARLKAWKTAASIARVARDARPGDYEIHRLLGWYLRNDGEEGYEEAEASFREALRLNGGDLEALGMLGGLLKRQGRYTEAAECYAKGVGEAPDNLYLRVAHAGMLLMSGPSANGQALALYAKLAEDCGDEDAVSDEWANAVAGEAEFVLGNNARALERYRTAHRLANSPTVLASPADQLRQFASVGFRASEALDLAAQLDQWSSEIAVRSGTAAGPASGVSGTRSELPVIIHLSDPHFGYKVIDGKNVDMHRFRDGDYSTTLEAHMLDEFVSRNRPFTFDPGRLFVVISGDIVYRGVEEEFQEALSFCTAMADKLRIPRERFVFCPGNHDVSWADAQIARGRRFDNYLNFLLQFYGETLFRTLYPLVTWDFRVGTPRPEPHEIIGMHRFGGQGISFVSLNSCVYETDQNHYGLSAANR; translated from the coding sequence TTGGATATCCTGGTGATCATGCCGTTCGGCGAGCATCAATATGTGCGCGACGAGGCGATCGCATCGACAGATTTCGACATCATCTATCATGAAATTATCGCGAAGGCGGTCAGCGAGACCGGAAACATCGCGGTAAGGGCCGACGAGATCATCGGCGCGGGCGACGTCACCACTCAGTTGATGGACAGGATCGTGTCCTCTCCGGTGATGATCGCGGATCTGTCGATGCCGAACGGGAATGTCTATTTCGAGCTCGGCGTGCGCCAAGCGGTTAGCAATCACCGCACGATCATCATGGCGCTGGAAGGTACGATCCTCCCGTTCAACGTCCGCAACCGGCGCGTTCTGTTTTACCAGGCGGGCGACGCCGTCGAGCGCGCCGAGTCGGCGACGCGCCTAGCCCGTTGGATCGAGCAGGTTGCGGCGACCGCATATGCCAGCCCCGTTCAGTTGCATCTGAAGGCGCTGGGGCTCGCCGCCGACCCTGATGACGCGGAATCGTTTGAGCGCGATCTCCGGGGCAAGATCGACCGCGCCACGACCCTCGAGCAGTTGAATGCCGTGTGGAGCTGGGCGAAGGCAGTGCCGGCGCCGCCTCCATTCGCACTGCTTGAGCTTGCCGACAAGTTTGCCCGGCTCAAGGCCTGGAAGACCGCCGCATCGATCGCGCGAGTGGCTCGCGATGCGCGGCCTGGCGACTATGAGATCCATCGTCTTCTCGGCTGGTACCTCAGAAACGACGGAGAGGAAGGCTATGAAGAGGCAGAGGCCAGCTTCCGGGAAGCGCTGCGGCTCAATGGCGGCGATCTCGAAGCCTTGGGGATGCTGGGTGGCCTGCTGAAGCGGCAAGGCCGCTACACGGAGGCGGCCGAGTGTTATGCGAAGGGCGTCGGCGAGGCGCCGGACAACCTTTATCTACGCGTGGCCCACGCGGGCATGCTCCTGATGTCGGGGCCTAGTGCAAATGGTCAGGCGCTCGCGCTCTACGCAAAGTTGGCCGAGGATTGCGGCGACGAGGATGCCGTATCGGACGAATGGGCGAACGCGGTCGCGGGAGAGGCCGAGTTCGTGCTGGGCAACAATGCGCGTGCGCTCGAGCGCTATCGCACCGCTCACCGGCTCGCCAACTCCCCGACGGTGCTTGCCTCGCCTGCGGATCAGTTGCGGCAGTTCGCGAGCGTGGGCTTTCGCGCAAGCGAAGCGCTCGATCTCGCCGCGCAGCTCGATCAGTGGTCGAGCGAGATCGCCGTGCGCTCGGGGACGGCGGCGGGTCCAGCGTCAGGCGTCTCGGGCACGCGTTCCGAGCTTCCCGTAATTATCCACCTTTCCGACCCACATTTTGGCTACAAGGTGATCGACGGCAAGAATGTTGACATGCACCGCTTCCGGGATGGCGATTATTCGACCACGCTCGAGGCGCATATGCTGGACGAGTTCGTATCGAGGAACCGGCCGTTCACATTCGATCCGGGAAGGCTGTTCGTGGTGATCTCCGGCGACATCGTCTACCGGGGTGTCGAGGAAGAATTCCAAGAGGCGCTGAGTTTCTGCACCGCGATGGCGGACAAACTCAGGATTCCGCGCGAGCGCTTCGTCTTCTGTCCGGGCAACCATGATGTCAGCTGGGCGGACGCGCAGATCGCGCGCGGCCGGCGGTTCGACAATTATCTGAACTTTCTTCTGCAATTCTACGGCGAAACGCTTTTCCGCACCCTATATCCGCTGGTGACCTGGGATTTCCGCGTAGGAACCCCGCGACCCGAACCGCACGAGATTATCGGAATGCACCGGTTCGGCGGACAAGGCATCTCTTTCGTCTCGCTGAACTCTTGCGTCTACGAGACCGACCAGAATCATTACGGATTGTCGGCGGCAAACAGATAA
- a CDS encoding IS3 family transposase (programmed frameshift): MKKTRKRYSAEFKAKVAMEAIRGELTLAELAAKHGVHHTMIGGWKRQAVDGMASLFDGGEQASKTETEAEIEKLHAKIGQLLVERDFLGESLRSMSAGQRRLLIEPAHQRLSIAAQCRLLSISRSSYYYTPAPQSEETLALMRVIDETFMDCPWYGSRQMVRHLQRLGHAVGRRRVRRLMAQMGLAAIYQRPRTSDPHPEHRIYPYLLRDMKIERPNQVWCADVTYLPMRRGFLYLVAIMDWATRKVLAWRLSNTMDAAFCVEALEDAMARFGKPDIFNTDQGSQFTSQAFTGVLRAAEVKISMDGKGRWMDNVFIERLWRSVKYECVYLHAFETGSELRAGLSRWFAYYNHHRPHSRLAGKTPAEAYGQIDASDHGGHAPHDLITRMAA; this comes from the exons ATGAAGAAGACGAGAAAGCGCTACAGCGCGGAATTCAAGGCGAAAGTTGCGATGGAGGCGATCCGTGGTGAACTGACGCTGGCGGAACTGGCTGCGAAGCACGGCGTCCACCATACGATGATCGGGGGATGGAAGCGTCAGGCGGTGGACGGGATGGCCAGCCTGTTCGACGGCGGTGAGCAGGCGTCGAAGACGGAGACCGAAGCGGAAATCGAGAAGCTGCATGCCAAGATCGGGCAATTGCTGGTGGAGCGGGATTTTTTGG GCGAAAGCCTCCGGTCGATGAGCGCGGGCCAGAGGCGATTGCTGATCGAGCCTGCTCACCAGCGCCTGTCGATCGCGGCGCAGTGCCGCCTGCTGTCGATCAGCCGGTCTTCCTATTATTATACGCCTGCGCCTCAGAGCGAGGAGACGCTGGCGCTGATGCGGGTAATCGACGAGACGTTCATGGACTGTCCGTGGTACGGCAGCCGGCAGATGGTGCGGCACCTGCAGCGGCTTGGTCATGCGGTGGGCCGCCGCCGGGTACGACGGCTGATGGCGCAGATGGGGCTGGCGGCGATCTACCAGCGCCCGCGCACGAGCGATCCGCACCCGGAGCATCGGATTTATCCCTATCTGCTGCGGGACATGAAGATCGAGCGGCCCAATCAGGTGTGGTGTGCGGACGTGACATATCTACCGATGCGCCGAGGCTTCCTCTATCTCGTTGCGATCATGGATTGGGCCACCCGCAAGGTGCTGGCCTGGCGATTGTCCAATACCATGGACGCGGCTTTTTGCGTCGAGGCTCTGGAGGATGCCATGGCCCGCTTTGGCAAGCCGGACATCTTCAACACCGATCAGGGCAGCCAGTTCACTTCGCAGGCCTTCACCGGCGTGCTGCGGGCGGCCGAAGTGAAAATCAGCATGGATGGCAAGGGGCGCTGGATGGACAACGTCTTCATCGAGCGCCTGTGGCGCTCGGTGAAGTACGAGTGCGTCTATCTGCACGCCTTCGAGACGGGTTCCGAACTGCGCGCAGGCCTGTCCCGCTGGTTCGCCTATTACAACCATCACCGGCCTCACTCACGCCTTGCAGGCAAAACCCCGGCAGAGGCATATGGGCAAATCGACGCTTCAGATCATGGGGGGCATGCCCCCCATGATCTGATCACCAGAATGGCGGCGTAA